The following coding sequences lie in one Takifugu rubripes chromosome 8, fTakRub1.2, whole genome shotgun sequence genomic window:
- the adamts5 gene encoding A disintegrin and metalloproteinase with thrombospondin motifs 5, protein MMRLLGALAEGMLSLRLLLLCVVELELAAGFPAFQGFFLPPANGSLLAPARRTDGVVRTIDRIYHGGGKVGYLLYLDGSRFLLDMERDESALSHPFSPQYVFAMMGESPAPLQRECVYRGTVDSNPESLAVFNLCGGGLQGFFALNHSRYSITPIVRAKGHEHDVRTLQDKDAESALHAFTRESFSFEATREGRESCGTRDGRRGRRLRRHRKGARDGEGLAGESGRHGSRGRRWRSRPAAAPVRRRERSVSRARYVELLLVADDTMTKKYGKDLNHYLLTLASIASKLYGHASIENPIRLSVVKVTTVGEKEKGLEVSKNAAATLKSFCKWQNQQNSLDDDHQHHHDAAILFTRQDLCGHHSCDTLGMADVGTICSPERSCAVIEDDGLHAAFTVAHEIGHLLGLSHDDSKFCEERFGVNSDKRLMSSILTSIDASKPWSRCTSATITDFFDDGNAECLLDSPRQPLLGSEELPGQSYDAVRQCRLAFGPEYTVCPGMDVCSRLWCAVIRQGQMVCLTKKLPAVEGTPCGKGRICLQGKCVDKTRKRHYSASNHGSWSSWGPWGSCSRSCGGGVQFAQRLCNNPPPRNNGRYCTGKRAIYRSCNVSPCPPSTKSFRAEQCEVRNGPQTDPKGVKTFVEWVPKYAGVLPKDVCKLTCRAKGTGYYVVFSQRVTDGTECRPYSSSVCVKGKCVRTGCDGIIGSKLQYDKCGVCGGDSTGCIRVVGNFTKKSKGYTDVVKIPAGSTHLKVRQHKAKDQTRYSAYLALRRPNGDYLLNGKFMISTSETIIPLNGSVLNYSGWSQRDEWLHSMGPGALQEALVVQILATDAKKPLDIRYSFFMPRRTTPQQPSVPLLPYPKPTTAHSTTTLSTMVRTTSSRTTSSSSPTFLASEPPIGLVMSTSSPGPQWVTGSWMTCSRTCDTGWQSRTVQCKNLDGKLSKGCILSFRPSAFRPCVVKKC, encoded by the exons ATGATGCGGCTTCTTGGTGCTCTGGCCGAGGGCATGCTCAGCTTGCGGCTACTGTTGTTGTGCGTCGTGGAGTTGGAGCTGGCAGCCGGGTTTCCCGCTTTCCAAGGTTTTTTCCTCCCACCTGCGAACGGTTCGCTTCTCGCACCTGCACGCAGGACCGACGGAGTCGTCCGGACCATTGACAGGATTTACCACGGCGGGGGGAAGGTGGGCTACCTGCTGTACCTTGATGGGAGCCGCTTTCTGCTGGACATGGAGCGGGATGAGTCCGCGCTGTCGCATCCCTTCAGCCCCCAGTATGTGTTTGCCATGATGGGAGAGAGCCCCGCGCCTTTGCAGCGGGAGTGCGTGTATCGCGGAACGGTGGACTCCAACCCGGAATCCCTGGCGGTGTTCAACCTCTGTGGCGGGGGGCTGCAGGGCTTCTTCGCCCTGAACCACTCGCGCTACAGCATCACACCCATCGTCAGGGCGAAGGGACACGAGCACGACGTGCGCACCTTACAGGACAAGGACGCGGAGAGCGCACTCCACGCGTTCACGCGCGAGAGCTTCAGCTTCGAGGCGACGCGCGAAGGGCGCGAGAGCTGCGGGACGCGCGACGGGCGCAGAGGACGCCGGCTCAGACGTCACAGGAAGGGGGCACGCGATGGCGAGGGGCTCGCGGGGGAGAGCGGCCGCCACGGGTCGCGCGGAAGGAGGTGGCGGAGTCGGCCCGCCGCTGCGCCGGTGCGCCGGCGCGAGCGATCCGTCTCTCGCGCGCGGTACGTGGAGCTGCTCTTGGTGGCCGACGACACCATGACCAAGAAGTACGGCAAAGACCTGAACCATTACCTGCTCACGCTGGCCTCCATCGCGTCCAAGCTGTACGGCCACGCCAGCATCGAAAACCCGATCCGCCTGTCGGTGGTGAAGGTGACCACGGTGGGCGAGAAGGAGAAAGGGCTCGAGGTCTCCAAGAACGCTGCGGCGACGTTGAAGAGCTTCTGTAAGTGGCAGAATCAGCAGAACTCCCTGGACGacgaccaccagcaccaccacgaCGCCGCCATCCTCTTCACCAGGCAG GACCTCTGTGGCCACCACTCCTGTGACACCCTGGGCATGGCGGATGTCGGCACCATCTGCTCTCCAGAAAGAAGCTGTGCCGTCATCGAGGACGACGGCCTTCATGCTGCGTTTACGGTCGCTCACGAGATAG GTCACCTGTTAGGTTTGTCACACGATGACTCAAAGTTCTGCGAGGAGCGGTTTGGGGTGAACAGCGACAAGCGGCTCATGtcgtccatcctcacctccatcgaCGCCTCCAAACCTTGGAGCCGCTGCACCTCGGCTACCATCACAGACTTCTTTGATGATGGGAACG CTGAATGTCTCCTGGACTCTCCACGCCAGCCTCTCTTGGGTTCTGAGGAACTACCGGGGCAAAGCTATGATGCGGTTCGCCAGTGTCGCCTGGCCTTTGGGCCTGAGTACACCGTGTGCCCGGGGATGGATGTATGCTCCCGGCTATGGTGCGCTGTGATCCGCCAAGGACAGATGGTGTGTCTGACCAAGAAGCTACCGGCAGTGGAAGGAACGCCCTGCGGAAAGGGACGCATCTGCCTTCAGGGAAAGTGTGTGGACAAGACCCGCAAGAGGCACTATTCG GCATCCAACCACGGCAGCTGGAGCTCATGGGGACCATGGGGCTCATGTTCAAGGAGTTGTGGAGGTGGAGTTCAGTTTGCCCAGCGCCTCTGTAACAATCCACCACCTCGAAACAATGGCCGCTACTGCACAGGCAAGAGAGCCATCTATAGGTCCTGCAATGTCAGCCCATGTCCACCTTCAA CTAAAAGTTTCCGGGCGGAGCAATGTGAGGTGCGCAATGGTCCCCAGACAGACCCTAAAGGTGTGAAGACTTTTGTTGAATGGGTGCCCAAGTACGCAGGTGTCCTTCCCAAAGATGTCTGCAAACTGACCTGCAGAGCAAAAGGAACAGGATACTATGTGGTGTTCTCTCAGCGG GTGACAGATGGGACCGAGTGCCGACCTTACAGCAGCTCAGTTTGTGTGAAGGGGAAGTGTGTGCGGACAGGCTGCGATGGCATCATTGGCTCCAAACTCCAGTATGACAAGTGTGGTGTATGTGGGGGTGACAGCACAGGATGCATACGAGTTGTGGGCAACTTCACCAAGAAGAG CAAGGGTTACACGGATGTGGTGAAGATACCTGCAGGTTCCACCCACCTCAAGGTTCGTCAGCATAAGGCCAAAGACCAGACCCGCTACAGCGCCTACCTTGCTCTTCGGCGTCCCAATGGCGATTACCTCTTAAACGGAAAGTTTATGATCTCCACCTCTGAGACAATCATCCCTCTCAATGGTTCTGTGCTTAACTACAGTGGGTGGAGCCAACGGGATGAGTGGCTTCATAGCATGGGTCCTGGGGCTCTTCAAGAAGCTCTGGTAGTCCAGATTCTAGCAACAGATGCAAAAAAGCCCTTAGATATTCGCTATAGTTTCTTCATGCCCCGCAGGACAACTCCACAACAGCCATCAGTCCCACTCCTCCCTTATCCTAAACCAACCACTGCTCACAGCACGACAACACTTTCCACCATGGTCAGAACTACCAGTAGCCGCACAacatcctcctcatctccaaCCTTTTTGGCCTCTGAGCCACCTATAGGTCTGGTTATGTCCACCTCATCACCGGGGCCTCAGTGGGTAACAGGCTCCTGGATGACCTGTTCTAGGACATGTGACACTGGCTGGCAGAGCCGGACAGTGCAGTGTAAGAACCTGGATGGGAAGTTGTCTAAGGGTTGCATTTTAAGTTTCCGTCCATCTGCTTTCAGACCATGTGTGGTGAAAAAATGTTGA
- the LOC101067463 gene encoding sodium- and chloride-dependent GABA transporter 2-like isoform X3, giving the protein MPAAVKTKRRRIWDGSGVQVRAEGVVPSVSLMATKRPLQQEDTFFLKANTPNGVESCKDDGLRARGQWANKAEFLLAVAGQIIGLGNVWRFPYLCYKNGGGVFFIPYLLFLVLCGIPLFLLETSLGQYTSLGGVSAWRAICPLFGGLGYASQVIILHGCVYYIVILAWALFYLVYSFQAELPWSHCNNTWNTGTCILFNHQNQTVNGSLPENATSPVMEFWEREVLNLSDNLDKLGPINWKLALCLAAIWVICYFCVWKGVKSTGKVVYLTATFPYVMLLVLLVRGITLPGAGRGIIYYLKPDIGRLADPEVWMDAGTQIFFSYGICLGSLTALGSYNKYNNNCYKDSFLLCLLNSSTSFLAGFAIFSVLGFMAEEQGMDVSNVAQSGPGLAFIAFPRAVSMMPVPQLWAVCFFIMIIMLGLDTQFVSLEALMTSVTDLYPHLIRRGRRRELLLLFVCSVCFLAGLVMVTPGGIYVFQIYDHYSCSGASLLLLAIFQSVAVGWIYGAERFRANIRHMTGKKPLFIFKLCWKYLTPAVCTATFLFSLVNWSPLSLVRGLVAPAWATALGLVLTFSSVSLIPIWAIYAFSVTPGTLAQRFKHLCSPAQDLPAANPPTMYIPVLPLTEKAKEGDADLMQNRLTV; this is encoded by the exons ATGCCGGCTGCCGttaaaaccaaaagaagaagaatttggGACGGCAGCGGCGTTCAGGTTAGAGCGGAAG GAGTTGTACCAAGCGTGTCTCTAATGGCAACTAAAAGACCTCTGCAGCAAGAGGACACTTTTTTCCTCAAAGCCAATACACCAAATGGAGTGGAATCCTGCAAAGATGATGGTCTGCGTGCCAGGGGACAGTGGGCCAACAAGGCAGAGTTTCTGCTGGCAGTGGCAGGACAGATCATTGGCCTGGGTAATGTTTGGAGGTTCCCCTACCTCTGCTACAAGAACGGAGGAG GTGTCTTCTTCATTCCTTATCTGCTGTTTCTGGTGCTGTGTGGCATTCCTTTATTCCTCCTGGAGACTTCACTTGGACAGTACACCAGTCTGGGCGGGGTCAGTGCTTGGAGGGCCATCTGCCCATTATTTGGAG GTCTCGGCTATGCCAGCCAGGTGATCATCCTGCATGGCTGCGTGTACTACATAGTCATCCTGGCCTGGGCACTCTTCTATCTGGTCTACAGCTTCCAGGCGGAACTGCCCTGGTCGCACTGTAACAACACATGGAACACTG GAACATGCATTCTCTTCAACCACCAAAACCAAACGGTCAATGGCAGCCTCCCTGAGAACGCCACCTCTCCTGTCATGGAGTTTTGGGA gcGAGAAGTTCTCAACCTTTCAGACAATTTGGACAAACTCGGTCCAATCAACTGGAAGCTAGCTCTGTGTTTAGCGGCTATCTGGGTTATCTGCTACTTTTGTGTTTGGAAGGGAGTCAAGTCTACTGGAAAG GTGGTGTATCTGACAGCCACCTTCCCTTACGTCATGCTGCTCGTGCTCCTGGTGCGTGGCATCACACTTCCGGGAGCGGGCCGGGGAATCATTTACTACCTCAAACCTGACATTGGTCGGCTGGCAGACCCAGAG gtgTGGATGGACGCAGGTACCCAGATATTTTTCTCCTATGGAATCTGTCTGGGGAGTCTCACGGCCCTCGGCAGTTATAACAAATACAACAATAATTGCTATAA GGACTCTTTCCTTCTTTGCCTCCtgaacagcagcaccagcttccTGGCAGGATTTGCCATTTTCTCAGTGCTGGGCTTCATGGCTGAAGAGCAAGGCATGGACGTATCCAACGTAGCCCAGTCAG GCCCGGGGCTCGCCTTCATCGCCTTCCCCAGAGCTGTATCCATGATGCCTGTCCCACAGCTCTGGGCCGTCTGCTTCTTCATCATGATCATCATGTTGGGCCTGGACACACAG TTTGTGAGTTTGGAGGCGCTGATGACGTCGGTGACTGACCTCTACCCCCACCTGATCCGACGGGGCCGCCGCAGGgagttgctgctgctctttgtctgCTCCGTCTGCTTTCTGGCAGGACTGGTCATGGTCACACCG GGGGGGATCTACGTGTTTCAGATCTATGATCACTACTCGTGCAGCGGTGCCAGTCTGCTGCTCCTGGCCATTTTCCAATCTGTGGCCGTCGGCTGGATTTATG GAGCCGAACGCTTCCGGGCCAACATCAGACACATGACCGGCAAGAAGCCCCTGTTCATCTTCAAACTGTGCTGGAAATACTTGACCCCAGCTGTGTGCACT GCTACCTTCCTGTTTTCCCTGGTGAACTGGTCTCCACTTAGCCTGGTCAGAGGTCTCGTGGCCCCGGCCTGGGCCACCGCACTTGGTTTGGTGCTCACGTTCTCCTCTGTTTCCCTAATTCCCATCTGGGCCATCTATGCCTTCTCCGTCACCCCAGGAACACTGGCTCAG CGATTCAAACATCTTTGCAGCCCTGCCCAGGATTTACCGGCAGCCAACCCGCCAACGATGTACATCCCCGTGCTCCCCCTGACCGAAAAAGCAAAGGAGGGGGACGCAGACCTCATGCAGAATCGGTTGACCGTGTAA
- the LOC101067463 gene encoding sodium- and chloride-dependent GABA transporter 2-like isoform X2, with protein sequence MSKSLVPCSGVVPSVSLMATKRPLQQEDTFFLKANTPNGVESCKDDGLRARGQWANKAEFLLAVAGQIIGLGNVWRFPYLCYKNGGGVFFIPYLLFLVLCGIPLFLLETSLGQYTSLGGVSAWRAICPLFGGLGYASQVIILHGCVYYIVILAWALFYLVYSFQAELPWSHCNNTWNTGQHIWRASMHVSKNDMLHAEKANLWCAPAGTCILFNHQNQTVNGSLPENATSPVMEFWEREVLNLSDNLDKLGPINWKLALCLAAIWVICYFCVWKGVKSTGKVVYLTATFPYVMLLVLLVRGITLPGAGRGIIYYLKPDIGRLADPEVWMDAGTQIFFSYGICLGSLTALGSYNKYNNNCYKDSFLLCLLNSSTSFLAGFAIFSVLGFMAEEQGMDVSNVAQSGPGLAFIAFPRAVSMMPVPQLWAVCFFIMIIMLGLDTQFVSLEALMTSVTDLYPHLIRRGRRRELLLLFVCSVCFLAGLVMVTPGGIYVFQIYDHYSCSGASLLLLAIFQSVAVGWIYGAERFRANIRHMTGKKPLFIFKLCWKYLTPAVCTATFLFSLVNWSPLSLVRGLVAPAWATALGLVLTFSSVSLIPIWAIYAFSVTPGTLAQRFKHLCSPAQDLPAANPPTMYIPVLPLTEKAKEGDADLMQNRLTV encoded by the exons ATGTCAAAATCGCTTGTGCCGTGTTCAG GAGTTGTACCAAGCGTGTCTCTAATGGCAACTAAAAGACCTCTGCAGCAAGAGGACACTTTTTTCCTCAAAGCCAATACACCAAATGGAGTGGAATCCTGCAAAGATGATGGTCTGCGTGCCAGGGGACAGTGGGCCAACAAGGCAGAGTTTCTGCTGGCAGTGGCAGGACAGATCATTGGCCTGGGTAATGTTTGGAGGTTCCCCTACCTCTGCTACAAGAACGGAGGAG GTGTCTTCTTCATTCCTTATCTGCTGTTTCTGGTGCTGTGTGGCATTCCTTTATTCCTCCTGGAGACTTCACTTGGACAGTACACCAGTCTGGGCGGGGTCAGTGCTTGGAGGGCCATCTGCCCATTATTTGGAG GTCTCGGCTATGCCAGCCAGGTGATCATCCTGCATGGCTGCGTGTACTACATAGTCATCCTGGCCTGGGCACTCTTCTATCTGGTCTACAGCTTCCAGGCGGAACTGCCCTGGTCGCACTGTAACAACACATGGAACACTGGTCAGCACATTTGGCGAGCATCAATGCACGTTTCCAAAAATGACATGTTGCATGCTGAAAAGGCAAATCTTTGGTGTGCTCCTGCAGGAACATGCATTCTCTTCAACCACCAAAACCAAACGGTCAATGGCAGCCTCCCTGAGAACGCCACCTCTCCTGTCATGGAGTTTTGGGA gcGAGAAGTTCTCAACCTTTCAGACAATTTGGACAAACTCGGTCCAATCAACTGGAAGCTAGCTCTGTGTTTAGCGGCTATCTGGGTTATCTGCTACTTTTGTGTTTGGAAGGGAGTCAAGTCTACTGGAAAG GTGGTGTATCTGACAGCCACCTTCCCTTACGTCATGCTGCTCGTGCTCCTGGTGCGTGGCATCACACTTCCGGGAGCGGGCCGGGGAATCATTTACTACCTCAAACCTGACATTGGTCGGCTGGCAGACCCAGAG gtgTGGATGGACGCAGGTACCCAGATATTTTTCTCCTATGGAATCTGTCTGGGGAGTCTCACGGCCCTCGGCAGTTATAACAAATACAACAATAATTGCTATAA GGACTCTTTCCTTCTTTGCCTCCtgaacagcagcaccagcttccTGGCAGGATTTGCCATTTTCTCAGTGCTGGGCTTCATGGCTGAAGAGCAAGGCATGGACGTATCCAACGTAGCCCAGTCAG GCCCGGGGCTCGCCTTCATCGCCTTCCCCAGAGCTGTATCCATGATGCCTGTCCCACAGCTCTGGGCCGTCTGCTTCTTCATCATGATCATCATGTTGGGCCTGGACACACAG TTTGTGAGTTTGGAGGCGCTGATGACGTCGGTGACTGACCTCTACCCCCACCTGATCCGACGGGGCCGCCGCAGGgagttgctgctgctctttgtctgCTCCGTCTGCTTTCTGGCAGGACTGGTCATGGTCACACCG GGGGGGATCTACGTGTTTCAGATCTATGATCACTACTCGTGCAGCGGTGCCAGTCTGCTGCTCCTGGCCATTTTCCAATCTGTGGCCGTCGGCTGGATTTATG GAGCCGAACGCTTCCGGGCCAACATCAGACACATGACCGGCAAGAAGCCCCTGTTCATCTTCAAACTGTGCTGGAAATACTTGACCCCAGCTGTGTGCACT GCTACCTTCCTGTTTTCCCTGGTGAACTGGTCTCCACTTAGCCTGGTCAGAGGTCTCGTGGCCCCGGCCTGGGCCACCGCACTTGGTTTGGTGCTCACGTTCTCCTCTGTTTCCCTAATTCCCATCTGGGCCATCTATGCCTTCTCCGTCACCCCAGGAACACTGGCTCAG CGATTCAAACATCTTTGCAGCCCTGCCCAGGATTTACCGGCAGCCAACCCGCCAACGATGTACATCCCCGTGCTCCCCCTGACCGAAAAAGCAAAGGAGGGGGACGCAGACCTCATGCAGAATCGGTTGACCGTGTAA
- the LOC101067463 gene encoding sodium- and chloride-dependent GABA transporter 2-like isoform X4 translates to MATKRPLQQEDTFFLKANTPNGVESCKDDGLRARGQWANKAEFLLAVAGQIIGLGNVWRFPYLCYKNGGGVFFIPYLLFLVLCGIPLFLLETSLGQYTSLGGVSAWRAICPLFGGLGYASQVIILHGCVYYIVILAWALFYLVYSFQAELPWSHCNNTWNTGQHIWRASMHVSKNDMLHAEKANLWCAPAGTCILFNHQNQTVNGSLPENATSPVMEFWEREVLNLSDNLDKLGPINWKLALCLAAIWVICYFCVWKGVKSTGKVVYLTATFPYVMLLVLLVRGITLPGAGRGIIYYLKPDIGRLADPEVWMDAGTQIFFSYGICLGSLTALGSYNKYNNNCYKDSFLLCLLNSSTSFLAGFAIFSVLGFMAEEQGMDVSNVAQSGPGLAFIAFPRAVSMMPVPQLWAVCFFIMIIMLGLDTQFVSLEALMTSVTDLYPHLIRRGRRRELLLLFVCSVCFLAGLVMVTPGGIYVFQIYDHYSCSGASLLLLAIFQSVAVGWIYGAERFRANIRHMTGKKPLFIFKLCWKYLTPAVCTATFLFSLVNWSPLSLVRGLVAPAWATALGLVLTFSSVSLIPIWAIYAFSVTPGTLAQRFKHLCSPAQDLPAANPPTMYIPVLPLTEKAKEGDADLMQNRLTV, encoded by the exons ATGGCAACTAAAAGACCTCTGCAGCAAGAGGACACTTTTTTCCTCAAAGCCAATACACCAAATGGAGTGGAATCCTGCAAAGATGATGGTCTGCGTGCCAGGGGACAGTGGGCCAACAAGGCAGAGTTTCTGCTGGCAGTGGCAGGACAGATCATTGGCCTGGGTAATGTTTGGAGGTTCCCCTACCTCTGCTACAAGAACGGAGGAG GTGTCTTCTTCATTCCTTATCTGCTGTTTCTGGTGCTGTGTGGCATTCCTTTATTCCTCCTGGAGACTTCACTTGGACAGTACACCAGTCTGGGCGGGGTCAGTGCTTGGAGGGCCATCTGCCCATTATTTGGAG GTCTCGGCTATGCCAGCCAGGTGATCATCCTGCATGGCTGCGTGTACTACATAGTCATCCTGGCCTGGGCACTCTTCTATCTGGTCTACAGCTTCCAGGCGGAACTGCCCTGGTCGCACTGTAACAACACATGGAACACTGGTCAGCACATTTGGCGAGCATCAATGCACGTTTCCAAAAATGACATGTTGCATGCTGAAAAGGCAAATCTTTGGTGTGCTCCTGCAGGAACATGCATTCTCTTCAACCACCAAAACCAAACGGTCAATGGCAGCCTCCCTGAGAACGCCACCTCTCCTGTCATGGAGTTTTGGGA gcGAGAAGTTCTCAACCTTTCAGACAATTTGGACAAACTCGGTCCAATCAACTGGAAGCTAGCTCTGTGTTTAGCGGCTATCTGGGTTATCTGCTACTTTTGTGTTTGGAAGGGAGTCAAGTCTACTGGAAAG GTGGTGTATCTGACAGCCACCTTCCCTTACGTCATGCTGCTCGTGCTCCTGGTGCGTGGCATCACACTTCCGGGAGCGGGCCGGGGAATCATTTACTACCTCAAACCTGACATTGGTCGGCTGGCAGACCCAGAG gtgTGGATGGACGCAGGTACCCAGATATTTTTCTCCTATGGAATCTGTCTGGGGAGTCTCACGGCCCTCGGCAGTTATAACAAATACAACAATAATTGCTATAA GGACTCTTTCCTTCTTTGCCTCCtgaacagcagcaccagcttccTGGCAGGATTTGCCATTTTCTCAGTGCTGGGCTTCATGGCTGAAGAGCAAGGCATGGACGTATCCAACGTAGCCCAGTCAG GCCCGGGGCTCGCCTTCATCGCCTTCCCCAGAGCTGTATCCATGATGCCTGTCCCACAGCTCTGGGCCGTCTGCTTCTTCATCATGATCATCATGTTGGGCCTGGACACACAG TTTGTGAGTTTGGAGGCGCTGATGACGTCGGTGACTGACCTCTACCCCCACCTGATCCGACGGGGCCGCCGCAGGgagttgctgctgctctttgtctgCTCCGTCTGCTTTCTGGCAGGACTGGTCATGGTCACACCG GGGGGGATCTACGTGTTTCAGATCTATGATCACTACTCGTGCAGCGGTGCCAGTCTGCTGCTCCTGGCCATTTTCCAATCTGTGGCCGTCGGCTGGATTTATG GAGCCGAACGCTTCCGGGCCAACATCAGACACATGACCGGCAAGAAGCCCCTGTTCATCTTCAAACTGTGCTGGAAATACTTGACCCCAGCTGTGTGCACT GCTACCTTCCTGTTTTCCCTGGTGAACTGGTCTCCACTTAGCCTGGTCAGAGGTCTCGTGGCCCCGGCCTGGGCCACCGCACTTGGTTTGGTGCTCACGTTCTCCTCTGTTTCCCTAATTCCCATCTGGGCCATCTATGCCTTCTCCGTCACCCCAGGAACACTGGCTCAG CGATTCAAACATCTTTGCAGCCCTGCCCAGGATTTACCGGCAGCCAACCCGCCAACGATGTACATCCCCGTGCTCCCCCTGACCGAAAAAGCAAAGGAGGGGGACGCAGACCTCATGCAGAATCGGTTGACCGTGTAA
- the LOC101067463 gene encoding sodium- and chloride-dependent GABA transporter 2-like isoform X1 has product MPAAVKTKRRRIWDGSGVQVRAEGVVPSVSLMATKRPLQQEDTFFLKANTPNGVESCKDDGLRARGQWANKAEFLLAVAGQIIGLGNVWRFPYLCYKNGGGVFFIPYLLFLVLCGIPLFLLETSLGQYTSLGGVSAWRAICPLFGGLGYASQVIILHGCVYYIVILAWALFYLVYSFQAELPWSHCNNTWNTGQHIWRASMHVSKNDMLHAEKANLWCAPAGTCILFNHQNQTVNGSLPENATSPVMEFWEREVLNLSDNLDKLGPINWKLALCLAAIWVICYFCVWKGVKSTGKVVYLTATFPYVMLLVLLVRGITLPGAGRGIIYYLKPDIGRLADPEVWMDAGTQIFFSYGICLGSLTALGSYNKYNNNCYKDSFLLCLLNSSTSFLAGFAIFSVLGFMAEEQGMDVSNVAQSGPGLAFIAFPRAVSMMPVPQLWAVCFFIMIIMLGLDTQFVSLEALMTSVTDLYPHLIRRGRRRELLLLFVCSVCFLAGLVMVTPGGIYVFQIYDHYSCSGASLLLLAIFQSVAVGWIYGAERFRANIRHMTGKKPLFIFKLCWKYLTPAVCTATFLFSLVNWSPLSLVRGLVAPAWATALGLVLTFSSVSLIPIWAIYAFSVTPGTLAQRFKHLCSPAQDLPAANPPTMYIPVLPLTEKAKEGDADLMQNRLTV; this is encoded by the exons ATGCCGGCTGCCGttaaaaccaaaagaagaagaatttggGACGGCAGCGGCGTTCAGGTTAGAGCGGAAG GAGTTGTACCAAGCGTGTCTCTAATGGCAACTAAAAGACCTCTGCAGCAAGAGGACACTTTTTTCCTCAAAGCCAATACACCAAATGGAGTGGAATCCTGCAAAGATGATGGTCTGCGTGCCAGGGGACAGTGGGCCAACAAGGCAGAGTTTCTGCTGGCAGTGGCAGGACAGATCATTGGCCTGGGTAATGTTTGGAGGTTCCCCTACCTCTGCTACAAGAACGGAGGAG GTGTCTTCTTCATTCCTTATCTGCTGTTTCTGGTGCTGTGTGGCATTCCTTTATTCCTCCTGGAGACTTCACTTGGACAGTACACCAGTCTGGGCGGGGTCAGTGCTTGGAGGGCCATCTGCCCATTATTTGGAG GTCTCGGCTATGCCAGCCAGGTGATCATCCTGCATGGCTGCGTGTACTACATAGTCATCCTGGCCTGGGCACTCTTCTATCTGGTCTACAGCTTCCAGGCGGAACTGCCCTGGTCGCACTGTAACAACACATGGAACACTGGTCAGCACATTTGGCGAGCATCAATGCACGTTTCCAAAAATGACATGTTGCATGCTGAAAAGGCAAATCTTTGGTGTGCTCCTGCAGGAACATGCATTCTCTTCAACCACCAAAACCAAACGGTCAATGGCAGCCTCCCTGAGAACGCCACCTCTCCTGTCATGGAGTTTTGGGA gcGAGAAGTTCTCAACCTTTCAGACAATTTGGACAAACTCGGTCCAATCAACTGGAAGCTAGCTCTGTGTTTAGCGGCTATCTGGGTTATCTGCTACTTTTGTGTTTGGAAGGGAGTCAAGTCTACTGGAAAG GTGGTGTATCTGACAGCCACCTTCCCTTACGTCATGCTGCTCGTGCTCCTGGTGCGTGGCATCACACTTCCGGGAGCGGGCCGGGGAATCATTTACTACCTCAAACCTGACATTGGTCGGCTGGCAGACCCAGAG gtgTGGATGGACGCAGGTACCCAGATATTTTTCTCCTATGGAATCTGTCTGGGGAGTCTCACGGCCCTCGGCAGTTATAACAAATACAACAATAATTGCTATAA GGACTCTTTCCTTCTTTGCCTCCtgaacagcagcaccagcttccTGGCAGGATTTGCCATTTTCTCAGTGCTGGGCTTCATGGCTGAAGAGCAAGGCATGGACGTATCCAACGTAGCCCAGTCAG GCCCGGGGCTCGCCTTCATCGCCTTCCCCAGAGCTGTATCCATGATGCCTGTCCCACAGCTCTGGGCCGTCTGCTTCTTCATCATGATCATCATGTTGGGCCTGGACACACAG TTTGTGAGTTTGGAGGCGCTGATGACGTCGGTGACTGACCTCTACCCCCACCTGATCCGACGGGGCCGCCGCAGGgagttgctgctgctctttgtctgCTCCGTCTGCTTTCTGGCAGGACTGGTCATGGTCACACCG GGGGGGATCTACGTGTTTCAGATCTATGATCACTACTCGTGCAGCGGTGCCAGTCTGCTGCTCCTGGCCATTTTCCAATCTGTGGCCGTCGGCTGGATTTATG GAGCCGAACGCTTCCGGGCCAACATCAGACACATGACCGGCAAGAAGCCCCTGTTCATCTTCAAACTGTGCTGGAAATACTTGACCCCAGCTGTGTGCACT GCTACCTTCCTGTTTTCCCTGGTGAACTGGTCTCCACTTAGCCTGGTCAGAGGTCTCGTGGCCCCGGCCTGGGCCACCGCACTTGGTTTGGTGCTCACGTTCTCCTCTGTTTCCCTAATTCCCATCTGGGCCATCTATGCCTTCTCCGTCACCCCAGGAACACTGGCTCAG CGATTCAAACATCTTTGCAGCCCTGCCCAGGATTTACCGGCAGCCAACCCGCCAACGATGTACATCCCCGTGCTCCCCCTGACCGAAAAAGCAAAGGAGGGGGACGCAGACCTCATGCAGAATCGGTTGACCGTGTAA